ACTATTAGCGATTTGTTTGGACAACTCAGTAAATTTCAGCAAGCTATTATTTCATGCCCATAATACAAAATTTAgcgatttttcaaattttataaattgtctttagaatttaaaatgTACCCAatgcacatatatgtatatataaaaaaaaatgacaaggaattgtaatattaaatataaaataaaatttaaaaatactaaTTTGACTAAAGTTCTTtaacatatcttaattatttcaattgtttctttaagaaaaaattagaaGCACAATAGTAAGTAATGTACAATATTATAActgatatttatatgtatataggaCATATTTGATAGACTTGATAAAATACAGTTATTAATATAATGACAAACATAACGTGCACacatataattttcataataataatgAATGTATACAATGAATGAAGAATTTTGcatatattgtattatattattatttattataaatgaaaaagggAAGATGACAATGAATCTTCTTCAAGAAATAGAAtcttaacttttaaaaataataaatttttattatctaaagTCATTTTTTTGTAATAAATGATATACACATTTACTTTCTTTagcatataaatatttattaaaatatttaaatgaagCATGTATTCATATAAAgacttataaaataattaaaatactgGAAATTTAgtttgttattaaataaaaaaaatattttggcactagatatataatatatatttataaccaAGTGTTTACATCAATATAAATATCAaccaaattaataatttaactgAAAAAAATATCTTCCTATCGAGTATCAGTCTATTACATGGGTTTTGGagatcacacacacacacacacacacatctacacacacacacacacacacactaattGTATATTTAGACAACTATTACAAAAGATATGTGTTGGTCATAAAGTAAGAAGAAAATGTTGGGTATCTACCTAATAtgaattagattctgatttgagttagaaatttttgtgtgtgtgatcTCATTAGAAGGCGAATTCGTATTTTTATTCCTAATAAGTGATATTAAGAGCCAAGGTTCGTGATGGATGAGGTTTAAGAAAAGTTCGAGATTCAATTTGTATGGCAGAGTATGATGAAGGATTTGTTGACAAGAAGTCGAAAGTGAGAAGAAACAAATTTACGTGCAGTATTGCCGGTTGGCCTATGCATCAATGATCAACCATGATGTTCTTGAGAAGTTGTTTCTTAAGAAAGATTTATTTAAGCTTGATATAAAAGAAGATGAAATAAAACGTCACGATTATTTCAATCGTTCAATCAACCAGGTGAATTATTTGGAAGATAATAATGATATTCTTATAAAGACCGAAGGATTTAGAAAGAAAGGATCAAGTGACTCATCAGATGGAAGGGCACTCACGGTTGATGCACGTGATTTTGTACATGGATATGTCGTTATGATGAAGAACGATGATTTGGAGGGTACTAAGTGGAATTTAGCGATACTCAAAGTTTGTAAGAACGAGACATGGAGATTCATGTTTGAGGGGAGGCATTGACTGATTCACTTCCGTGTTTCTatggagatatatatatatatatatatatatatatatatatatatatatatgggtagcAATTGTATGTTTTGACAATTATTTCAAAAGATATGTCTTGATCAAAAAGTAAGGGGAGTAATGTTGGGTATTAACTTTTATGAATTTGATTCTGATTTGAGATTGAAATTTTAGATTCAGATTTAATTAGAGTTAGGTATTTCAGAATTAGTCTATAATTTGACTAAGTTTGAGATgactatatatacacaataaTATTGTGTTTGTTATGCCGCAAGATTTTTCAGAATTAGTCTATAATCGGACCGAATTTgtacggttcggttttgctcacccctacacTTTACGTGTAAATTCACTACAGAGATGTTTAACAGGAATATAAACTCTCAAATGAGGCCTGAGGGCATAAATAGGTACGAGATCATATCCATTTATAATTGAACTTATAAAATACATCCTGCAATCACGCAATcaccaattataattataaatataacccCAAAAAATGACCACCACAACAATGTATTTTAGcgaataacataaaaaaaatcataaaaactgTACTAAACACAATCAATAATGCTAATTGTATGCAATATCTCCATGACTTTAATACACAATGGCTTTTATAATATAGTTCAAATTGATAAAACAATTAGTGGAATCACTATATGAAAAGAGTATAAATGGAATCAGAATGGGTTTGTGATAAgtgtttctaatttttttttgaagtttattaaataagaaatttCTATCTGAATATATAGCCATGTATACTATATAAAACACATATACCCAAACCTACAAAGGACATGTATCCTAATGAtgtgaaataaaaaatactgTTCAACAAATAATAGTGAATAAAAACGAGTTTTTAGAAAAATAGGTACCTGACTTTGGGACTTAGAAACATCATCTGTTAAACTTATTCCTCTACGCTTCCAAGAACAAGATCACTGGTTGGCAACTCAAACCTACAAACTGGACAGGTATTCCTTGTAGCCAACCAAGATTGTATACAATCTACATGGTAATTATGCATACAAGGTAATTCCATGAGAAAATCTCCCACATTCATCATATCTTGGCATACAACACAAAAAGGAATGTCTTTCTCACATTCAACCTTTTTCACTTTAAGTGAATCTATAAATGATTTTGCAGTTGGTGTTGTCTTTAGTTCAACATCATCATCCTCAGCCAAACTCTCCAAAATTTCTGCATATTCAATGGTAGTCATAGATACCTCTGGGTAAACAGAATCAAATCTCGATTGAAATTCCATTCCACTTGAATGCACTTCACTATTGATCATATGATTTGCATGACGAAATTGTTGAATATAGGCATCACGACGTTGGTGAATTGCTTCACGCCGACGAACAACAAAAACACGATGACGACCACGACGACGAGATATAGGGCGTCGAGGGAGATTTGCAACCATTAGACGGTTAATTGATATACCGTCATTATTTGATGTAGCTTGTGTTTCCCCGTAATCTTCATTTTCCGGCTGGTTTGAGCGCCGCCCAAATTGAGAGTAAGCTTCTTCGTTACTAGCCATTtcgttgtttttttttttttggaatactACTGATTGTAATCCCAATTCATAAATAGTACTTTTCTCTTgaatatgataattttttaatggCTACAAATATGCtaatatatattgaatatcttaaaatatttcTCTTCCCTGAAATATATtcataatctatttaattttataaaaatccatatgttatctaatatattttaattattccaTATACCAACCTTTTTTTAACTCCACACTTGTGtaaaatactttaaaaatatattttttccaataaaattattttgaaatttgaatatttaattcttatattaatataatcatgtattttttatattttttgatcttattttaaaataaaattttcaaataagctttctctttttctttcttttcttttgtttttttcacTTCATCATTTAGTTAATCCTATCACCTcggtaaataattaaataataacattttaaaaaatgtaagaacAGAAAAAAAGGTGTAAATTGtgacatccctcaaatccgggggtctagATTTAACGTCACCACACGAAAACACTTTTAAAAACctgtatttataaaaagattgcaaaaatcaaagaatttaaaatttgaacattttgaaaaggatttaaaagaaaaccagtttaaccccctaaaaacaggatcacATATAGATTACAATATTGAAATTGAGAAATCAACAACTCATATTATTATCCAAGCATCTTTTACAAAATCATATTATCTTCAATAAGAAGAATCCCTGACAATCAATTACAATCCCAATTTACAACAAAATCTCAATTACACAATTATATCTAGAGCCAACCTAATCAATCTCCTTGGATACTTCATTTGACCGCTGGATACTTAAGGACTTATACTCCTTGCCTTACATTAGACTTACTCGCGATCACAATCAAGCGACTCATCTTTAAGcatttctgaaatggttagaagcAAATAGAAAGAGTGAGCAGCAATTCTCAGCAAGTATCAATAAGCAATGACAAGTCTGAAATATTTAGCAGGAGTTCACAAATTTAGGGTACTTTATAAAACGATTAACAATGCTTTGCATCAATCGAAAACTAAGGAAttcaatttttcaaaagaattattgaattgaacttatcacattttaattttaaaatcaaggTTTAGACTGCtaatcagtcacgcactaaccccgaacatggcacacaACATATTCTCTATACTGGacccaaggcacacattggcctacattttaccacgaatctggtccacttttcaaaaaaaaaaaaagcaatccaattctaacaattCAATTTAATAAACGAATGTatctcaacaaaaaaaaatcacaatcatCATTTATAACAACATTTAtccaaaattaatattgaaCATGATAATCAAATCAGATATAAAAAGAGATTCAATCAGTAATAAGAAAGGTTTGGTATTTATGAGAAGAGTTTAGGTGTACCAGAAGGTATGTTATCTATTGAACGAAAGGTATCTGGTGATTTTGAAGTGGTACTATATTGTAGGGTAGGTGTTTGATTATAAGTCCggtatttttatttcaattgaTTGTAACTCGTATGTGTACATGTAAGGTGTGATATGATATTCAAATTTCTAAGAATTAGAAGTATTCAGTGGTTATCAATTTATGTTTGGAAGTAATGAATCATATGTTTATGGGTTCAAGTCTAAACAAGATAATCTACATAAGCACTAATCAAGTATATCTCAAATTCGTCTGAACATTTGCAACATCTGTAAAGGGAATGGATCATGATACTTGCCCCTTTCAATATAAAGGTAGAGTAGAACTACTTGCGGTAATTATACGTTGGAATAGATATACTTGCTCTTCAACTATAAGAGATTAATACTTGCCTTAACTCTGGCGTCTagaccaaatttttaatagttGTATCTACTCACAATTGTTCCCTGATACTCAGCTTCTGACAATATTTTATCTACGACCAAGCTTCGCCTTCTTAGGTTGTACTTGATTTGACTTGCATCACCATTTGATACTTTTTGAACGTTCACGATATTCACTTCTTGATCAATTCTACGCAATAGTAggataatacttcagtcgtcgCATCAGAGAAGCTAACTATTTCTAAATACTATCAGGACTgtgaacatattatatatatatatatatatatatatatatatatatatatatatatatatatatatatatatagaagaaagttctatggagactggattatttggagactgtagagacctaatcctggccatccaatcattaaacatccaacggctgcatatattttgtcctgcacgtttgttttctctccctatcctgtcatgcacttctaaatcgatgaacaacaagcagtacttctaaatcttgcataacataaaataataattccataatattggtgttcaatcaccgaaatcctaacaaataaaaataataattgcatacaaaacaaagatgtagttggacactgctatgattggcaatgaactcattgtcattatcctgcaacgaattgaatttgttgcaagacaaaataacacttagatgtatcacaaatatgcgggacaaattattaatattacattactagaaatgcaggacaagaatagtgtaaattacaaacatagttttgaattaaaactaaaaacaagaaatgcatgacaaaaatattaataatacaatactagaaatgcaggacaaaaatagtgtaaattattaatattacaaaactacaaaTGCAGGAcgagaaatgcaggacaaagaatatttaatcatgtccattaattgccatattatttaacggtagatcttgtagtctctaatgactccaaaatttttgatctCCATTGAGCCCATCtctatatataggcaagtgctcagatgagaaccccaactaatgtgagatatgagatctaatctcagcccttcattttatataaaagcTTTTAATCCAAGCCCTTTATTTCTTCTCGTGTCTTCATCCCTGTCGGCTGCTCCATTTCATTTTTTCATCTCTCTTCTATCCACCTCCCACACCACCCACCACTgccttctctctccctcattcTCCCCATGGCTGTTGCGACGTCGCCGCCACCTGGTCTGTAGCTGTCTCCCCAGCATCTCCGCGGATGGGCGTCGTCACTTCGCTCTCCCTCGCGAGCACATCGCCGACCCAACCTTCATCCCCGACCTTCCACCGACGGTTTCACTCCCTCCGCTCTTTTTCTCTACTCAGCCTGCGACTCCATTCTTTCGCCGGAAACACAGCTGGCTCCGTAGAGGCATGCTTACACGACGCTTTCTGATCCGTCGGTGAGAGTCCTTTACGATCTGCCAGGCGTCGGCAAAGATGAGAGGCGATTTGAATACGCGCCAGCACCGACGAGTTATCGGAAAAGATATTGTAGGTCGGCGCGAAACAGATCTGTTCTGTTATGTGAcagaaatcaattaaatcaaggTGTTTTTTGATACTCTGAtggtgattttgttttgtagttGGTGGTTTTTCGGATATTGGGATGGTGATGGTTGTTGGTAGATGGTAGTGGTgtggtgatttttatttttacggTGGTGCTTTTTAGTTTTACAGTGGTGCTTTTTAGTTTTACAttggtgatttttgttttctgACGCTGATTTGGCTTTGTAGTTGGTGATTTTTCAGATTTGAGGGTCTGTAGATGGTGGTAGTGATCTGTAGATGGCGGTGATGTGGTGATTTTTTCACTTTCCGACAGTGGATTTCATTTTTTCAGCGGTGATTTTTACTTTTCTGGTGGTGAATTTAGTTTGACGatggtgattttatatttgccggtggtgattttcCGGTGGTGGCGGCCGGAAATGGTGGTCGGTGGTGATTGGAGGTAGCAGGTGGTTGAATTAAAATGAAGatggtgataaaatatttaaatatcaaaaattaatggGGTGTGAGATTGATATAAGATATAAAACGTGTGGCTGAGATTatatctcatatctcacaataACATTGGTTCCCACTGgagcatgactctatatatctatatatatatatatatatatatatatatatatatatatatatatatgagttaagttctatggagtacataaaaacattggagtattggagtacaaatcataattttttagtttgatcctatataatatctttgattatccaaattttgatataatctatcatttataagttatcttgcacataattgtcaattaatcattaatatcttttaactttaacaagtattaagattattgttctacttattagttatattgcagaacatagagtcttatgatttataaaagtaattattctaccatttgatcacgatgtttatgttgctgAACATAAtttgcaggttgtcaaatatttacagatattattggacaaaaaaattgaaatttagatgactagattacattttatcaaactttgtactccaatactccatttttttttgtactccatagaacttaactatatatGATACATCCTGAATCAGTTACACACATAATCACGTAGTCAtgaattcaaataatatttattcattaAGACATTCTGTTTAGCAATATTAATGAACAACCTGTTTGTGTCAATCACAATTCATTCTTgccaaacacacacacataacatTTCTCGTACAACCATAagtacaaataatatattactgTTTCTAATCTGCTCGCAAGACACTAACTATATCTAATCCATTTGTCTCACAACTCAACAACACTTAAACCATGTCAACCAAATATTCAAAAACTAATAACATCGATGCTCGTTTTCAGAATAGTATATAGTCTTAATTCGCAAAATCAGCTAAgacataatttttattgataataGATCCATCTATCTAGAAACACAAGATAGTAACAATCTGTAACTTGAAATTCTAATATCCACAGCAGTTGCCC
This genomic window from Daucus carota subsp. sativus chromosome 7, DH1 v3.0, whole genome shotgun sequence contains:
- the LOC108194719 gene encoding probable E3 ubiquitin-protein ligase RHG1A, which translates into the protein MASNEEAYSQFGRRSNQPENEDYGETQATSNNDGISINRLMVANLPRRPISRRRGRHRVFVVRRREAIHQRRDAYIQQFRHANHMINSEVHSSGMEFQSRFDSVYPEVSMTTIEYAEILESLAEDDDVELKTTPTAKSFIDSLKVKKVECEKDIPFCVVCQDMMNVGDFLMELPCMHNYHVDCIQSWLATRNTCPVCRFELPTSDLVLGSVEE